The nucleotide sequence TAGAGCTGGTCGCGGACTGTAACCAGTGGCGGCACCGTTTCGTCGAAGGCGGCGATTTCATCCACGAGGAGCTGCTGGTATGCGGCTTCGATTTCATCAAGATTTACCGAGATTCGAGGCCGAAGCCTTTGCTGGACATAGGCGTCAACCGCTGCAACCCTGAGCACTAACTCATCGAGATCCGCGGGCTGAAGGCCATGTTTTTCGAATTCATTCAGGAGATGCTCCTCGCCGCCGCCACGCTCGATCAGCACCTCCCGGGCATGGTCCGAATCGAGCTCGAGACGGAGCAGGAGTCCGGCGTCCTCAACATCGCGGAATTGCATCTCGAGACGGATACGCGCGTCGAGCAGGTGTGCTTCGAAAGAACCTTCGGACTCGCCCGGTTCCGGATCGACAAGACGGACCAGGCCAGCCAACTCGACGTCGCTGAGGAGGATGGGTGTGCTGTCGACAACCGCCATGACCTCTTCCACGGTCTCCCATTCCGGTTGAGCAATGGCTGCGAAATGACTGGCAGCCAAGAGGATGAGAACGGTGAAAGCGTTTCGCACCCGGATATCGTAGTGCACCGGGACCGAATTACCTACCACCTCGTTGCGTTCCGCTGGGCCAATGCCTGAGACCATTGCCACGAAGTGGCCTCGCAATGAGTTCGCCGTCGGAGTGGTTCTGCCGCGCGGCGTACCTGCAGGCTGCTGAAAGGCGCGTCGGACGCAGTACACTGGCGGCGTGTGCGCGGAATCGGGAACCCTCTGGATCGTCGCAACTCCGATCGGCTCGCTCGGTGATCTCTCGCCGCGAGCCAGGGATGTGCTTGAAGAAGTCGACCTGATCCTCTCTGAAGACACACGACGGACACGACGTCTACTTTCGCACCTCGGTCTCAACGCGCGTGGCCGCCTCCGCAGTCTTCACGAACACAACGAAAAGCAGAAGGTGCCCTCACTTCTCGAGGAATTGCGAGCAGGCGTTTCGATGGCGCTGATCAGTGACGCAGGAACCCCTGTGCTGTCTGATCCTGGCTTTTTGCTCGTCCGGGGAGCGCGTGGCGACGACCTACCGGTGTGCAGTGTGCCCGGCGCGTCAGTGTTTACCGCTGCGCTTGCAGCTGCGGGGCAGCCGCCGCTTCCGGCGACCCTGTGCGGTTTCCTGCCTCCGCGTGCCGGTTCACGACGTCGCCGCATTGCAGAGCTCGCCGAAACGCCCTGGACTATCGTGATCCTCCTCTCGCCCCACCGGCTCGGGAAAGAGCTCGCCGATCTTGCGCATGGGCTGGGCAGTGACCGGCCCGCGACCTTGATGGCGGAGCTCAGCAAGATTCATGAGCGAGCCGTATCGGGAACACTTTCCGAGCTTGCCGCAGGGAACGAATCGCGGAACCCGCGCGGCGAGTACGTCCTCGTCGTGGCACCCAAAGAGCAAGAACCGGTGATGGGCGAGGTTGATCCCCACGTTGTCAGATCCGAGTATCAGCTGGCCGTTGCTGAGGGGATGGAAAGAAGGGACGCTATCCGGGCCGTGGCATCGCGGCTGGGAATCCATCGCCGGCACGTCTTCGACACGCTGGCCTCCAATCAGGAGGATGACGAATATTCGCCGGATGGATGACTCGCCGGTGCGAAAAGGTGTTGCTGCCACTGTGCTAACCTGATCGGGATCATAGGAGGTGGCTCATGCTCCGGCGCCTTGGCTCCGTATTTGGTGTGGTCTTCGGTCTTGCCGGCCTACTGAGCGGCTGCAGCGGCACGCCTGTCGTGGGTGTGGTGTTGCCGACCACCGGCGCGGCGGCTTCTTACGGCGAATCCATTGAAAGTGGCATTCGGCTGGCACTTGCAGGCTCGCGAGAGCGAAATGAGCTCCCCTCCGGGTTCGAGGTACTGTGGGCGGACACCGGGTCCGATCCCGACCGCGCGGTCGCAGAATTTCGCAGGTTGGTCGAAGAGCAGGATGCGAAGATGGTGATCGGCGGAGCAACCAGTGCCGAGGCCGCTGCGATGATTCCGGAAGCCGACCGACTCGAGGTTGTGTGCCTGTCGCCATCCGCATCGGCTCCGGGCCTTGCCCGGCAATCCCGGTATTTCTTCAGGATCTACCCTTCGGACGAGCTTGAAGGGCACACGGCGGCGAATTTCCTGCACGAACGGCTGGGCAAGCACGATGTCGTTCTCTTCACGGGTGACACCGAATACGTGCGTGGCATCAAGCCGGAGTTCCTCAAGCAGTATCAGGAGGCGCTCGGGGGAAATGTCGTGGCCGACATCGAACTTGGCCAGGAGGGGTGGAAACAGAACGCGACAGAAATTCTCAACACGAGCGGCGTGAAAGCGGCATACGTGGTTGGCTACGCGGAAGAAATCCTCGAGGTGATTCAGTTCCTCGACGCTCTCGGTTTTGACGGCAGGATTGTGACCACATCGGCCTTCTACAGCGGTCAGGTAATCCGCGAGGCGGGTACCGCGGCAGAAAACGTGATGTTTCCGCTGCCGCCGTTCGATCGGACCTCAGAGAAGGAGCCGGTCCTGAGCTTCGTCAACAAATACATGGACTCGTATCAACGCGCTCCCGATGTGTTCGCGGCGCACGGTTACGATGCGATGGGTCTGACGATCCAGGTCATGAATCTCGCCAACCCGCCGGAAACGATGGAGATTTTGAAAGCGCTCAACTTCGGCGTGACCGAGTTCATGGGCGTGACGGGCCCGATCCTCTTCGACGATTACGGAGATGTGAAACATTACCCTATGATGTTCATTGTCCACGGCGGACAGGTGCTCAGCTATCAGCGTTTCCTCGAAGCGGAACGGCGCCGCATCGTCAACCAGGTGCAGGATCTCCTGTCGACTGGTGGTTAGTCGCGGCGCACAAAGGCCGAGATGGCAGTGATTCGTCAGCTGTGGCGCAACCGTGCGCTGATCGCAGTGCTGGTACGGCGGGAACTCGATGCACGCTACCGTGCTTCGGTGCTCGGGTTCTTCTGGTCATTGCTCAATCCGCTGCTCCTGCTGGCTGTGTATGCGGTGGTCTTCACCTATATTTTCAGTCCGCGCTTTCCTGGCGGTGACCCCTATCCACTCTTCCTCTTCAGCGGCCTGTTGCCGTGGTTGTTCTTTTCGGGCGCCGTCCTCGATGGTTCGGTGACCCTGGTCGACAATGGTCCGCTGCTGGCCAAAGTGATGTGTCCGCCAGAAATTTTCCCGGCTGTCACGGTGCTGGCGCATCTCGTTCACCACCTGCTGGCGGTGCCGATTCTCCTGCTGGCGATGGCTGCAAGCGCCGCTTTCGGCCTCCATCCCTTCCCGTGGACGTTTCCGCTGGTGGTCGCGGCCCTCGTTCCGTGGATCCTGACAACCGGTGGGGCGGTTTTTGCGGTCTCGGTTTTGTCGGTCCACTTTCGGGACATGCGTGACCTGGTGGGTCACCTACTGAACCTCCTGTTCTTCTCGTCACCCATCATCTACAGCCTCGATGGGCTCCAGGTGCCGGTTGCTCTCCATCGCATCCTGAGTTTCAACCCAATCGCCAGCCTGGTGATCGTATATCGTGACGCCGTATTTTCTGGCGAGGTGTCCGCACCGCAGGTCTGGCTCAGCGCATACTCTGTTGGCATTGTCTCCTGGTGGCTCGGGACACGGATTTTCGGCGCATTCAGGGAAACAGTGGTGGAGGCGGTGTGAGGGGTGCGATCCGCTTTTCCGAGGTCTGCAAGGTTTTCAAATGGCAGGGTCCTCGTACAAGACACGAAACGATCAAGGGGTTTCTCTTCCGCCGTGGTTCCGGGCGGAGCGTGCACGCCAAGGAGCACGTGGCACTCGACAACGTGAATCTCGAAATTGCACCAGGCGAAACGGTTGCCTTGATCGGGCCAAATGGTTCCGGGAAATCAACCATGCTCAAGCTCACCGGAGGCATCCTCAAACCGACCTCCGGGACGGTCGAGGTTGACGGTCGAGTGACGGCGTTGATCGAACTCGGAGCCGGCTTTCATCCCGAGATCACCGGCCGCGAGAACGTGGTCATCAACGGTATGTTGCTGGGCCTCGAACGACGCGAGATCGAAGACCGAATGCAGGAAATCATCGACTTCGCCGACATCGGGCCATTCATCGATCAGCCGGTGAAGATCTATTCGTCCGGGATGTACGTGAGGCTGGGTTTTGCGGTTGCGGTCGCCGCGGATCCGGACGTGCTTCTGATCGACGAGGTCTTGGCGGTCGGAGACGAAGCCTTCACCCGCCGTTGCCTCGATCGCCTGGCTCGGATGCGACAGCGGGGCATCACGATGGTGCTGGTGTCGCACGATCTCGACCTGGTGACCCGCTTTGCAGATCGAGCGGTGTATCTGAAAAGGGGGCAGGTCGCTGCGCACGGTGCAGCTGACGCCGTCGTTGCACGCTATCGGAGCGATGCGGCGGGAGGTGCCGAAATACAGGTTGACGCGTCACCGAGGCAAAATGCCGAAGACCAGAAGCGCTGGGGCAACAGGGACGTCGAGCTGGTTGGAGTCGAGCTGCTGGTGGGCGAGGCTGTATCGAAAATTGTGCCGGGTGGCAGCCCGTGCCGCCTGCGCATTCGATACTCGGTTCGGAACCCGGTGGGAGATTTCGTCTTTGGTATCGCCTGGCACCGCAAGGACGGAACTCAGGTCAGCGGACACAACACCGATCTCGCCGGATTCAAACCGCGACGGCTTGAAGGTGATGGCGAGATTTGCTGCGCCTATGAATCGCTACAGCTCGCACCCGGTGATTACCTCGTGGACGTGGCCGTCCACGCGCGGGGCGGTCTGGCGTACGATTACTGGTGCGATGCGCTCGAGGTGAGGGTAACCGCTGAAAAGGACTGGCCGGGTGTCTGGTCGCCGAAGCACAGCTGGCACTCGGCGGGTCCGGAGTGGGAAACGACGCCTGTTGTCGAAAAAATTGACAATCAGTGACGTCTCGCGGGACCCTCCGGAGCACCGAGTGACGTAAAACGTCACTATGGCCCTGGAAATACAGCCCGAAAACCTGGCACACCCCTTGCAGCATTGTCCACCCGTGAAAGGAGATAGCATCATGCGCAAGAATCGTGGTTTCACCCTGATCGAACTTCTGATCGTGGTCGCAATCATCGGCATCATCGCTGCGATTGCGATCCCCAACCTTTTGAACGCCATCAACCGTGGCCGCCAAAAGAGGTCGATGGCCGACATCCGTACAATCGGGACGGCGGTCGAGGCCTACGCTGTGGATATGGCGTTCTACCCGACCTACAACGCAGGAGGGGGCTCCGCCATCGATGCGACATTCCAGGGCTTTCTCGAGCCGACCTACGTCAAGACGGTTCCGAGGGAAGACGGATGGAGGACGGTCTTCTACGCCGCATCCGAGTCGCGCTTCTACACCCTTGGATCGGCCGCCCGCGACAAGCAGATCGCTGCCTTGGACTCGTACAACGCCGGCATCACCCAGGACATGGACTGCGACATCATTTACTCGAACGGCAGCTTCGTCCAGTATCCCGAGGGTATCCAGACCGACTGATCTTGATCCGCCTTTCAAGTTCAGCTGGGGGCACTTCGGTGCCCCCTTCGTTTTGCGCGGTAAGATTATCTGGTGACGATATCGATGTGCCCTGAAATCCGGATCAGTCGCCGAAATACACCTCTCGGCCAGGGATTCACCATCGGATGAACTCCGATCTGCCCTCGAATTCAGACACATTAGCTCAAGCCGTACTCCTGGGCCTCGCGGCATGGTGTGTCTGGCGGCCAGCGGAGACATTTTCATCGACTGCGATCGTGGTCGCGGCTGTCGCGCTTGGACTGGCAGTGTGGGCGTGGCGACGGACTCCTGAGAGCTCGAACCCATGGGTCATTTTCGCAGCTGCCGGTGCCGTTCTGGGCGGTTCCGGGTTGCTGGGTTGGGATCCTGCGGCGGCGGTGATCGAACTTGCCCTCATCGCAGCAATTGTTGCGCTCGCCTGGATGGCTTCGCGGATTCCCCCGCCTGAGCGGTTGCCGGCGCTGCTCGCACTGGCCATCTCGGCCCTGTCACTGTGGGGCGCGTGGCAGGTGGCCTGGGGGATGGATCAGGCGACGTCGGATCTCGCATACCTTCCTGGAAATCTTCAGGTGGCAGCGGCCGAAAGGATTGCCAGCGGGCGTGCGTTTGCCTCGCAGCTCCTGCCCTCGCACCTGGCGGTACTGCTTGCCACCGCCTTGCCGATCCTCGTCTACAGGGTGAAACCAGGGCGATCTTCGATTCCCTGGGCGATCGGCTCTCTGCTCTGCGTCGTCGGGCTCGCGTTGGCCCGGTCTCCGGTGGGAATCGCTCTCGCGCTCCTCGCCTGTGCAGCCTTGGCTGTCCGCAAGAAGCGGGGAGCGCTGATTTGGCTTTTGATCGTGTTAACGGTCGTTCTGGCGATTGTGATTGGCGCGCGGGGTGATGTCCTCGAGCTCGAGCCCGTACGGCTTCGGGTCGACAACTGGCGAACCGCGACCTGGGTATGGTCCGGATCACCGGCAGCCGGCGTCGGTCTCGGAGGGTTTGCGCAGGCGGCACAGGCGGTGCCCTTCGAGGTCGGTAACAGCCCCCGACACGCCCACTCCTTACTACTTGAGTGGTTCGCCGAGCTTGGCCCGGCTGGCCTTCTGGCGGGAGTGTTTTTAGCAATTGCGCTGTTCGGGCTGCTTCGAAAGCTTTGGGCAGAGCGACCGGAGTTGGCGGCTTCGCTGGCGGTGATTCCTGCCCACAATCTGATCGATTTCTCGCTCTACGGGTCGGGGGTGGCACTCGCCTGGGCTGTCCTCTTGGGCTGGGGACTTGCCTACGTCCGTGGAAATGCGGACTCGGACAACCCACCGGCGGCGGGGAGGACCGTCTTCGTAGCTGTTGTGGCCGCAATGCTTGCAGTTGTGGTCTTCCACGTGACATCAATCACAGTGCAAGATTTCGCTGCGATTCGGAAGTCCCCGCGCGAGCGTTACGAAACGGCTTGTCAGGCTCTGCGTCTCGCTCCCTGGAGAGTCGATCCCATCGGGCTCATCGCCGACGCGGCCCTGGACACGGGAGAAGCCGCTGTCGTCGACGAAGCGCTGTCAGAGCTCGAAGAACATCGCTGGTTGAGGCCCCGATCAGCCGCCCTCGCGGCTCTTTGTTCCCGATTGGCGATTGCTCTCGAGGATGCGCCGACGGCGGCCGCTGAAGCGTGGACTGCCTCCTCGGATAGGCCCAGAAGTCGCACCTATGCCGAGAACTTCGAAACTCTTGTCAGGCAGCTCGACGGAGAGAGGCACGATGTCGCCCCGTGAGCTCCCGACGTTGATCGCCACGGCGGTGGTGGCGGTGGCGGCGATCCTCGGCGGAGCTTTCTTCCCGGCACCACGGATGGTGATCGGCGCAATGTTGGCGGTGGCCCTGGGAGCAGCGTGCACTCTTGTTCGCGGCCGGCTGGCCGCTGAGGAGTGGATGCTTGCAGGCTTCGTGGTCTGGGGTGTCGTGTCGGCAGTCGCGGCCGCCGCCGCCCCCCTGGCGGCACGAGAGACGGTTGTTGTGTGGTTGATTACGCTGACACTGTGGGCCATCGGGCGAAGGGCCGGAGAGTGGTGCTCCCGTGCGGGATTGGTTGTTGTGGCGACGGGCTCTATCATCGTTGCTCTCGGAGTCATACTTGAATCGGTGGGACTCGGCGGAATTCGGGTCGGGGGACTCCTCGAAAACCCGAACATTGCCGCCGCACTTCTTGTCACCTCGATCCCAGCTCTCCTGATTCTCGATGTTCGAAAGGGTTGGCAGCTTGCGGCAGCGATCGTCGTCACGGCTGGGCTGGTCATGACGGGGTCGCGAGCCGGGCTCCTCGCATTGCTCGTCGTGGGGGTTGTGACTCTGCCTCGCGGCAAGGTGCGCATTTTCAGCCTCGTGACTGGCGGGATTTCGGTAGCTGCGATTTTCATCTGGCGATTCGCCAGTCAACCTGACATATTTGCCTGGTTTCGGCCTTCAATCTGGTCGGCTGTGTTTCGTATCTGGGGTTCCCGACCATTCGCTGGCGTCGGTCCGGGCGGCTTGCTGGACGCCGCGGGCGTCGAGCGCCTGCTGCACGTCGACCACATCGGTCACCGCCAGTTCTCGATTGCCTACGCCGAGTCGACTCCACTCGCAATACTCGTTCAAACCGGACTGGTGGGCTTGCTGATCGCCGTCATCGCAATTGTGCTGTGGTGGGCACGCCTGCGTCGGCGCGGTGCGGCGTCCGTGCCGATGGTCGCGGCCCTTGTGGCGATGGCTGTGATGGGCGCATTCCACGATTTCTTGACGGCAGACATCGTCCTCTGGTGGTGGGCCGTGATCATCGGTCTGATGGAAGCGAGAACTGCTCCAGAGGTCAACGAGGGGCCTCAGTTGGCGATTTCGGGTCGAAACGTCGCCCGAGGTCTGCTCCTTTCGTACGTCGTCCTCTGGGGGGTTGTGGAACCTGCGTGGGCGCGGTGGATGTGGAGGTCAGGAGGGGCGGTTGCGGAGCTGGTTGCGCCCACGATGCGGGCCGAGCCCTGGTACGACACGCCGCTTGACTGGCGGTCACGCGACATCTTACGACGCCCACCATGGACGTGGCGGGAAGCTGCAGAAGCAGTGGCACAGAGCGCGCGAGCAACCCGCATCCATCCTGGTGCGGCGAAGTTGTGGACGCTCCACGGCACGGTTCATTCACGGCTCGTGACAGACCTTGGCCCCTGGCCCGAGAGCATCCGCGCCTCTCGCGAAGCATTTGCACGAGCGGTGGAGCTCGAGCCTCATCAGCCGTGGGCGTGGCTGGAATGGGCGAGACTCGAGAGAAATATCGGTGAAATCGACAGGGCAATCGAACTCGTCGAGAGCGGGCTGGCTGCAGAGCCGCACACGGTGCGGGCGCGGCTCTTTCTCGCCCGGCTCGAGCTCGACCGGGGAAGGCCGGATGCCGCACAAGAGGCGTATGAACTCGCACTGCGGTCGGCAGGCTTGGGATCCCACCAGGGTCTCAGCGAATACGAGCGCGAGCTCGTGACCGCGCCGGCCTGGCAGTTCCTCGCCATCGAAGAGGCCCTCCGGTGAGACGTCCGGAGCGGTTCGGTTTGTGGTGGGTTCCGCTGACACTGGCCTTCGCGCCGCTCGTCGGCCTGGTACCGTCCCACCGCGACCTGATCGATTACTTCGCGCCGATGCGGACCCTGACCGCCGACCTTATCGGAGCCGGTGCGGCCCCATGGATCAATCCCGCCAATGGATGTGGGGAAGTGTGGTTCGCAAATCCGCAGACCGCTGTGCTCTATCCGCCGGCGTGGCTGCACCTGGTGCTGCCGGGGCCGTGGGCCCTGGCGTGTGAAGTCGCAGTTCATCTTGCCCTTTTGTCCCTGGGTGTGGGCCTCATCGCGCGCGATCTCGGCGCGAGCCGATTCGGCAGGACGATGGTCGAGGTCACGGCGTGGTCAGCGGGGCCAATCCTGTTCACCGTCGGCGTCCTCAATAATCTCGAAACCCTGGCATGGATTCCGTGGATGGTGTTGGCCTCTCGGATGAAGGGACACAGGGCGGTGCCGCTGCTTGCCGGCGCCACTGCCCTCGGCTGGCTCGGGGGCGAACCCCAGCTGTGGGCGATGGGGGTTGTGCTGGCTTTTGCGGTTGCTCGCGACCGTTTGCGGGCGCTCGCGGGAGTCGGCCTCGGTACGGCAATCGTGAGCGTCCAGCTGGCACCGTTTCTGGTGTGGGTGGCTGAAGGAGACCGGGGCGGCTCGGCGGCATGGCTTCTCCGCGGAGCGGTCGCACCGGCGGCATGGGGCGGGCTCGTGGTGCCTGGCCCGGTAGCGAGTGCGGGCAGGATGGTCTATGCGGAAAGCCTGTTTTTGGGAGCGCCGATACTGATGTGTGCGCTACTCGGAGCCTGGCGAAGACGATGGGTGCTGGTCGCAGCAGGGGTGCTCGCGCTGCTGGCGACGCTGCCCGAAATCGGTGCGGGTGGTCTGTTCACGACTCTCACCGGGGGTCTGGTGCGCTATCCCTCGCGTTTCGCCCTCGCCGCAATTTCCATGCTCCTGCCGGCGGTTGGCGTCGGAGCCGAAGACTGGCTCGAGGGGCGCGGCCGGTGGCTGGCGACCGTTCTTGCGCTGCTCGCCCTCATCGTCTGTGCCGTGTCAACTCATCCCTGGCGCTGGTGGATTGCCGGCGTGCCCGCTCTGCTGATGTTGGTTGCAGCAGCGACTCCGAAGCAGAAACTTCTTCGGGTCAGCGTCTTGGTGGTAGGGACGATCGCAATCGTGGTCGCCGGCGTGCAGTTGGTCGATCTCCGCCCGATCGGGGTCGTGCATGCCGATACGTCGACCTGGCCAGAAGCCGCGAGTGGAGGACGAGTCTACGTGCCGACTCCGGCGGAGGACGTCATGCGGTGGCTGGCGACCGGCATCGAGGCACGCCGGCTGTGGCCGGTCGGATACCTCAACCTCGAGGAAGGGTTGACGGTCGCGCGGACCGACGCACCGGTGGCTCACCGGCGATTGGCCTCGCACATCGCGATCACCGACGAGGGCCCTGCCAACAGGTGGTGGCTCGACGCTCTTGCCGCCGAGTGGATGATCCTACCGGTTGGCGAGGGCGTCCCGGATTCGATGGAAGTGGTCTCCAGCCGCGGCGGCATGCGGCTTCTCCGCAACCAGGGTGCGCTTACCATTGTCAGCGTCGGTGATGGACCACCGGACCCAACGCTGCCATGGAGTCCTGGTGGTCGCGTCACCGCACTCGAGCTGGACACGACGTCGTGTGAGGCGGCATTCGAAACGTCGACCCATGCCTGGTTGTGGATTTC is from Acidobacteriota bacterium and encodes:
- a CDS encoding penicillin-binding protein activator; the encoded protein is MLRRLGSVFGVVFGLAGLLSGCSGTPVVGVVLPTTGAAASYGESIESGIRLALAGSRERNELPSGFEVLWADTGSDPDRAVAEFRRLVEEQDAKMVIGGATSAEAAAMIPEADRLEVVCLSPSASAPGLARQSRYFFRIYPSDELEGHTAANFLHERLGKHDVVLFTGDTEYVRGIKPEFLKQYQEALGGNVVADIELGQEGWKQNATEILNTSGVKAAYVVGYAEEILEVIQFLDALGFDGRIVTTSAFYSGQVIREAGTAAENVMFPLPPFDRTSEKEPVLSFVNKYMDSYQRAPDVFAAHGYDAMGLTIQVMNLANPPETMEILKALNFGVTEFMGVTGPILFDDYGDVKHYPMMFIVHGGQVLSYQRFLEAERRRIVNQVQDLLSTGG
- the rsmI gene encoding 16S rRNA (cytidine(1402)-2'-O)-methyltransferase, which gives rise to MCAESGTLWIVATPIGSLGDLSPRARDVLEEVDLILSEDTRRTRRLLSHLGLNARGRLRSLHEHNEKQKVPSLLEELRAGVSMALISDAGTPVLSDPGFLLVRGARGDDLPVCSVPGASVFTAALAAAGQPPLPATLCGFLPPRAGSRRRRIAELAETPWTIVILLSPHRLGKELADLAHGLGSDRPATLMAELSKIHERAVSGTLSELAAGNESRNPRGEYVLVVAPKEQEPVMGEVDPHVVRSEYQLAVAEGMERRDAIRAVASRLGIHRRHVFDTLASNQEDDEYSPDG
- a CDS encoding type II secretion system protein GspG: MNAINRGRQKRSMADIRTIGTAVEAYAVDMAFYPTYNAGGGSAIDATFQGFLEPTYVKTVPREDGWRTVFYAASESRFYTLGSAARDKQIAALDSYNAGITQDMDCDIIYSNGSFVQYPEGIQTD
- a CDS encoding tetratricopeptide repeat protein: MSPRELPTLIATAVVAVAAILGGAFFPAPRMVIGAMLAVALGAACTLVRGRLAAEEWMLAGFVVWGVVSAVAAAAAPLAARETVVVWLITLTLWAIGRRAGEWCSRAGLVVVATGSIIVALGVILESVGLGGIRVGGLLENPNIAAALLVTSIPALLILDVRKGWQLAAAIVVTAGLVMTGSRAGLLALLVVGVVTLPRGKVRIFSLVTGGISVAAIFIWRFASQPDIFAWFRPSIWSAVFRIWGSRPFAGVGPGGLLDAAGVERLLHVDHIGHRQFSIAYAESTPLAILVQTGLVGLLIAVIAIVLWWARLRRRGAASVPMVAALVAMAVMGAFHDFLTADIVLWWWAVIIGLMEARTAPEVNEGPQLAISGRNVARGLLLSYVVLWGVVEPAWARWMWRSGGAVAELVAPTMRAEPWYDTPLDWRSRDILRRPPWTWREAAEAVAQSARATRIHPGAAKLWTLHGTVHSRLVTDLGPWPESIRASREAFARAVELEPHQPWAWLEWARLERNIGEIDRAIELVESGLAAEPHTVRARLFLARLELDRGRPDAAQEAYELALRSAGLGSHQGLSEYERELVTAPAWQFLAIEEALR
- a CDS encoding ABC transporter ATP-binding protein yields the protein MRGAIRFSEVCKVFKWQGPRTRHETIKGFLFRRGSGRSVHAKEHVALDNVNLEIAPGETVALIGPNGSGKSTMLKLTGGILKPTSGTVEVDGRVTALIELGAGFHPEITGRENVVINGMLLGLERREIEDRMQEIIDFADIGPFIDQPVKIYSSGMYVRLGFAVAVAADPDVLLIDEVLAVGDEAFTRRCLDRLARMRQRGITMVLVSHDLDLVTRFADRAVYLKRGQVAAHGAADAVVARYRSDAAGGAEIQVDASPRQNAEDQKRWGNRDVELVGVELLVGEAVSKIVPGGSPCRLRIRYSVRNPVGDFVFGIAWHRKDGTQVSGHNTDLAGFKPRRLEGDGEICCAYESLQLAPGDYLVDVAVHARGGLAYDYWCDALEVRVTAEKDWPGVWSPKHSWHSAGPEWETTPVVEKIDNQ
- a CDS encoding ABC transporter permease yields the protein MAVIRQLWRNRALIAVLVRRELDARYRASVLGFFWSLLNPLLLLAVYAVVFTYIFSPRFPGGDPYPLFLFSGLLPWLFFSGAVLDGSVTLVDNGPLLAKVMCPPEIFPAVTVLAHLVHHLLAVPILLLAMAASAAFGLHPFPWTFPLVVAALVPWILTTGGAVFAVSVLSVHFRDMRDLVGHLLNLLFFSSPIIYSLDGLQVPVALHRILSFNPIASLVIVYRDAVFSGEVSAPQVWLSAYSVGIVSWWLGTRIFGAFRETVVEAV